In Acidobacteriota bacterium, the sequence TCGAAATGAGCGGACCGACGACCGTCGCGGGTCCGTGCGGTCCACAGGTCCCGAGCGCTGACCATGACCTCCGGTCCACCGGCGTTGACCATCGGCTCGATGGCGAGAACCATCCCCTTCTGGAGGCGCTCTCGTCGACCCGGCGCACCAAAGTTTGGAACCTGCGGATCCTCGTGGAGGCTGGCGCCGATTCCGTGTCCGACGAACTCTTGCACGACCGAGAAGCCGTGCTTCTCGACGTGGGATTGCACCGCGTGACCGATATCCGACACACGGTTTCCCAGCCGGGTCTGCTGAACACCCAACTCAAGGGATTCTCGGGTCACCTTCAGGAGAAACTTCGACTCCTCGTCGATGTTTCCAACCGGGAAGGTTCGCGCCGAGTCGCCGTAGTAGCCGCGATAGAGAACGCCGACATCCACCGAGACGATGTCCCCGTCCTCCAGGACTCGATTCTCGTCGGGTACTCCGTGAACGATCTCATCGTTCACCGAGACGCAGGCGCTACCTGGAAAATCCTTGCCATCGTTGTTGTGCGGGTAGCCCTTGAACGCAGGGACCCCTCCGGCTTCGACGAGACGCGTCTCGACGATCCGATCGATCTCCTTGGTCGTCATCCCTACGCCGATCTGCATCGACAGAGCATCAAGGGTGTCACGGATGATGCGATTGGCCTCATCCATGATCTCGATCTCAGCTGGGGATTTGAGAATCAAACCGCTCACACACACCTCGAGGTCCCGAGGGACCCCACGACAACAAAAGTCCCAACGGCGTGGACGCCGATGGGTAAACGCGAAATTATAGCAAAATTCTTCAATTTCGGCCTTCAGGCTTCAGGGTCATCGACGGGGTTTCAGACGGGTTCCCTTAAGGAATCCGTCGTAATGACGCATGATCAGCTGGGATTCGATCTGCTGCACGGTGTCCATGGCGACACCGACCACAATCAGGAGCGAGGTCCCGCCGAAGAAGAACTTCACGTTCAGGCCCTGAGTGATGAAGCTGGGTAGCCAGCGATCGAGGAACTCCCCGATCCAGGGCAGCGGTGCCACCTGGAATCCGCTGGTCAGAAGGACCGGCAGGAGACTGATGCTGGCCAGGTAGATCGCGCCCCCGAAGGTCAGCCGGGTCAGGATCCGATCGATATGCTCGGCGGTCTTCTTGCCGGGGCGAATCCCGGGAATGAAGCCACCGTATTTCTTCATGTTGTCGGCCTGATCCATCGGATTGAAGATGATCGACACGTAGAAGAAACAGAAGAACATGATCATGATGGCGTAGATCAGGTTGTAGAGCAGGGCGGAGTACTGGAGTTGATTGACCAACGCCTGAACCCAGCCCACATCCCGCAACGCCCCCATCTGACCCATCGTCGTCGGAATCGCAAGCACCGAGGACGCGAAGATCACCGGGATCACACCGGCGGTATTGACCCTGAGCGGAAGATAAGTGGATGCGCCACCGTAGACCCGGCGGCCGACGACGCGGCGAGCGTATTGGATCGGAAGCCGACGCTGAGCGCGTTCGACGAAGACGATCGCCGCGACGACCAGGATCATCATCGCGATGATGATCAGGACGACGAACAGGTCGATCTGACCGCTCTGTAGATCCTGGATGGTATTGGCGATGGCGTTGGGCAGACCGACCACGATGCCGGCGTAGATGATCAACGAGATTCCGTTGCCGATGCCACGCTCGGAGATCTGTTCACCGATCCACATGATGAACGCCGTTCCGGTGGTCAGCGTCAACATGGTCATTAGCTGGAAGCCAAGACCCGGATTGAGGACGATCTGTCCGGTGCCGGCACCAAGACTTGTCGACTGAAGCCACAACGCAATGGTGAACGACTGGACGAGAGACAACGCGACCGTGCCGTAGCGCGTGTACTGCGTGATCTTCTTACGTCCGGCCTCCCCTTCCTTGCTGAGTTTCTCGAGGTACGGCCAGACAACCGTCAGCAGCTGCAGGATGATCGACGCCGTGATGTACGGCATGATGCCCAGAGCGAAGATCGTCAGTCGGCTGAAGGCGCCGCCGGAGAACATGTCCACAAACCCGAGGATGCCGCCCGCCTGAGACTCGAAGAACGTCTGCATCGCGGCGGTATCGATACCCGGCGTGGGAATATGCGCACCAATCCGGTAGACACCCAACATCGCCAGGGTGAAGAGCACCCGGTTGCGAAGTTCCGGAATATTGAAGATGTTTCGAAAGGCCTGAATCATTACTTATCGTCCGACATCGTTTCAGGTTTGCTCGACTTGGCCGACTTGCTCGGTTTGGCCGCACGAATCAGTTTTGTCGAAGTAGGCTTGATCAGCTCGATGGATCCGCCTGCTGCCTTGATCTTATCGGCGGCCGACTTCGTGAAGCGATGGGCGGTCACCTTCAGAGCCACGGTGATCTCGCCGTTGCCGAGCACCTTGACGCCGTCCTTGCCCTTCTTGACCAGGCCGGCTGCCAGCAGCGTCTCGGGATCGACAACGCTTCCCGCCTCGAACCCGTTCAATCGGTCGACGTTGACCGTTCGATAGCTTGTCCTGAAAATGTTGAAGAAGCCACGCTTCGGCAGTCGTCGATGGAGCGGCATCTGTCCGCCCTCGAATCCACGCTTGCTGTGGTAGCCACTGCGAGATTTCTGACCGTTCATTCCGCGGCCGGCGGTCTTGCCCCTACCGCTGCCGGGGCCGCGGCCGACCCGACGGGCCGTCTTCCGGGATCCCGGGGCCGGTTGCAGTTCGTGCAGTCTCATCGCTCGTCCCTCTCGTCAACTTCCAGTGAGTTCGTCTACTTCATGTCCCCGCGAGTCGTCGGTATCTCGTCAACCCTCGAGGATCTGTACGAGATGCGGAATCTTTTTCAGCATCCCACGCACCTGCGGATTGTCCGTCAGCTCCCGCTCGCGGCCGATTCGACCGAGACCCAGGGCTCGTAACGTGTCCTTCTGATCTTGCTTGAACCCGATCCCGCTTCGAATCTGTTTGATACGAACCGTGGCGCCGGACTTCTTACTCTTCGCTGCGGCTGTCATTGGGACATCTCCCGATGGATCTCTTCAACGTCCTTCCCACGCACGACGGCGATCTTGTCCGCTTCCTTCAGGGACATGAGCCCCTGCATCGTCGCTCGGATGACGTTGTGAGGATTCTTCGTGCCCAGGGACTTCGTGAGGATGTCCTGGACGCCGGCCGACTCGAGGATCGCTCGAACCGGCCCACCTGCGATCACACCGGTACCGGGAGATGCGGGCTTCAGAAGAACCGCGCCGGCCCCGAATCGACCGGTGATCTGGTGCGGGATCGTGTGGTCGAGCATCGGGATTCGAACCAGGTTTCTCTTCGCCTGTTCGACCCCCTTGCTGATGGCGGATGGGACCTCGCGGGCCTTGCCCACGCCATATCCGACCCAGCCATTACCGTCACCCACGACGACGAGGGCTGCGAACGAGAAGTTCTTACCGCCCTTCACGACCTTGGTCACGCGGTTGA encodes:
- the map gene encoding type I methionyl aminopeptidase, yielding MSGLILKSPAEIEIMDEANRIIRDTLDALSMQIGVGMTTKEIDRIVETRLVEAGGVPAFKGYPHNNDGKDFPGSACVSVNDEIVHGVPDENRVLEDGDIVSVDVGVLYRGYYGDSARTFPVGNIDEESKFLLKVTRESLELGVQQTRLGNRVSDIGHAVQSHVEKHGFSVVQEFVGHGIGASLHEDPQVPNFGAPGRRERLQKGMVLAIEPMVNAGGPEVMVSARDLWTARTRDGRRSAHFEVCVAITNGEPRVLGAPVGCLS
- the secY gene encoding preprotein translocase subunit SecY, with translation MIQAFRNIFNIPELRNRVLFTLAMLGVYRIGAHIPTPGIDTAAMQTFFESQAGGILGFVDMFSGGAFSRLTIFALGIMPYITASIILQLLTVVWPYLEKLSKEGEAGRKKITQYTRYGTVALSLVQSFTIALWLQSTSLGAGTGQIVLNPGLGFQLMTMLTLTTGTAFIMWIGEQISERGIGNGISLIIYAGIVVGLPNAIANTIQDLQSGQIDLFVVLIIIAMMILVVAAIVFVERAQRRLPIQYARRVVGRRVYGGASTYLPLRVNTAGVIPVIFASSVLAIPTTMGQMGALRDVGWVQALVNQLQYSALLYNLIYAIMIMFFCFFYVSIIFNPMDQADNMKKYGGFIPGIRPGKKTAEHIDRILTRLTFGGAIYLASISLLPVLLTSGFQVAPLPWIGEFLDRWLPSFITQGLNVKFFFGGTSLLIVVGVAMDTVQQIESQLIMRHYDGFLKGTRLKPRR
- the rpmD gene encoding 50S ribosomal protein L30 gives rise to the protein MTAAAKSKKSGATVRIKQIRSGIGFKQDQKDTLRALGLGRIGRERELTDNPQVRGMLKKIPHLVQILEG
- the rpsE gene encoding 30S ribosomal protein S5 translates to MAEYEQQPGELKDRLVHINRVTKVVKGGKNFSFAALVVVGDGNGWVGYGVGKAREVPSAISKGVEQAKRNLVRIPMLDHTIPHQITGRFGAGAVLLKPASPGTGVIAGGPVRAILESAGVQDILTKSLGTKNPHNVIRATMQGLMSLKEADKIAVVRGKDVEEIHREMSQ